One window of the Salvelinus alpinus chromosome 13, SLU_Salpinus.1, whole genome shotgun sequence genome contains the following:
- the LOC139537570 gene encoding endothelial cell-selective adhesion molecule-like produces MYTLRKFGTLLSLAFLLYFPGVLAQIQMPQSIMKVIEGQKVVLQAWYSTSYSIGKNTVLWNFVANNSQLIISYTLDSISLGSPQFEERVGFTATMPSANLSLYINNTKESDSGRYFCQVIIPGAQGLTGELVLDVIVPPAVPECALSGKPVLKGNVTLSCKSKSGKPIPMYKWQKTSLTSEVFFSPMLNEKTGTLKLSNLSSNMSGKYVCLASNTAGTERCYINLEVITSTNAGMIAGATVGSVLGLIFIILFLVGLLRRRRDSEEDLANDIKEDAQAPKRVSWAKSGGSGSDVVSKNGTLSSITTANRPHQREPSSQLCPQCPPSDTASNITATGSVSGYRLGPCHGASTPTHGHALPGYSYNTDTTLTRGQLANSAAPSANGSPRTQHPQTYTQPQTARPAPRSPPLPTVVTASNISRMGGVPIMVPAQNQAGSLV; encoded by the exons GTGTGCTGGCCCAGATCCAGATGCCCCAGAGTATCATGAAGGTGATCGAAGGTCAGAAGGTGGTGCTGCAGGCCTGGTACAGCACCAGCTACAGCATCGGCAAGAACACCGTCCTCTGGAACTTTGTAGCCAATAACTCTCAACTG ATAATCTCCTACACCCTAGACTCAATTAGTTTAGGCAGCCCGCAGTTTGAGGAGCGAGTCGGCTTCACAGCCACCATGCCTTCGGCCAACCTCTCTCTGTACATCAACAACACGAAGGAGTCAGACTCGGGACGCTACTTCTGCCAGGTCATCATCCCCGGGGCCCAGGGCTTGACCGGGGAACTTGTCCTCGACGTCATTG TCCCTCCTGCTGTCCCAGAGTGCGCTCTGTCGGGGAAGCCAGTTCTGAAAGGCAACGTCACACTGAGCTGCAAGTCCAAGTCAGGCAAGCCCATCCCCATGTACAAGTGGCAGAAGACCAGCCTCACGTCTGAAGTCTTCTTCTCTCCCATGCTCA ATGAGAAGACAGGCACCCTGAAGCTGAGCAACCTGAGCAGCAACATGTCGGGGAAGTACGTGTGTTTGGCCAGCAACACGGCCGGCACAGAGAGATGCTACATCAACCTGGAGGTCATCACCT CGACCAACGCAGGGATGATTGCTGGGGCCACGGTGGGCTCGGTGCTGGGCTTAATCTTCATCATCCTCTTCCTCGTTGGTCTcctgaggagaaggagagactctGAGGAGGACCTGGCCAATGACATCAA GGAGGACGCTCAGGCGCCCAAGCGCGTCTCGTGGGCCAAGAGCGGCGGCTCTGGCTCGGACGTGGTCTCCAAAAATGGCACACTCTCCTCCATCACCACCGCCAACAGGCCCCACCAGAGGGAGCCTTCTTCCCAGCTGTGTCCCCAGTGCcctccctctgacaccgcctCCAACATCACTGCCACAGGCAGCGTCTCTGGCTACCGCCTCGGGCCGTGCCATGGAGCCTCCACACCCACACATGGCCACGCCCTGCCAGGCTACAGCTACAACACTGATACAACCCTGACCCGCGGACAACTGGCTAATTCTGCAGCCCCCAGTGCCAATGGTAGTCCCAGAACCCAGCACCCACAGACCTATACCCAGCCCCAGACAGCACGTCCGGCCCCACGCTCGCCACCTCTGCCCACTGTCGTGACCGCGTCCAACATTTCCCGCATGGGAGGGGTTCCCATCATGGTGCCAGCTCAGAACCAGGCCGGCTCACTGGTGTAG